A single genomic interval of Macaca nemestrina isolate mMacNem1 chromosome 14, mMacNem.hap1, whole genome shotgun sequence harbors:
- the TLR4 gene encoding toll-like receptor 4 precursor (The RefSeq protein has 1 substitution compared to this genomic sequence) — translation MTSALRLAGTLIPAMAFLSCVRPESWEPCVEVVPNITYQCMELNFYKIPDNIPFSTKNLDLSFNPLRHLGSYSFLRFPELQVLDLSRCEIQTIEDGAYQSLSHLSTLILTGNPIQSLALGAFSGLSSLQKLVAVETNLASLENFPIGHLKTLKELNVAHNLIQSFKLPEYFSNLTNLEHLDLSSNKIQNIYCKDLQVLHQMPLSNLSLDLSLNPINFIQPGAFKEIRLHKLTLRSNFDDLNVMKTCIQGLAGLEVHRLVLGEFRNERNLEEFDKSSLEGLCNLTIEEFRLTYLDYYLDNIIDLFNCLANVSSFSLVSVNIKRVEDFSYNFRWQHLELVNCKFEQFPTLELESLKRLTITANKGGNAFSEVDLPSLEFLDLSRNGLSFKGCCSQSDFGTTSLKYLDLSFNDVITMSSNFLGLEQLEHLDFQHSNLKQMSQFSVFLSLRNLIYLDISHTHTRVAFNGIFDGLLSLKVLKMAGNSFQENFLPDIFTDLKNLTFLDLSQCQLEQLSPTAFDTLNKLQVLNMSHNNFFSLDMFPYKCLPSLQVLDYSLNHIMTSNNQELQHFPSSLAFLNLTQNDFACTCEHQSFLQWIKDQRQLLVEAERMECATPSDKQGMPVLSLNITCQMNKTIIGVSVFSVLVVSVVAVLVYKFYFHLMLLAGCIKYGRGENIYDAFVIYSSQDEDWVRNELVKNLEEGVPPFQLCLHYRDFIPGVAIAANIIHEGFHKSRKVIVVVSQHFIQSRWCIFEYEIAQTWQFLSSRAGIIFIVLQKVEKTLLRQQVELYRLLSRNTYLEWEDSVLGQHIFWRRLRKALLDGRSWNPEEQ, via the exons ATGACGTCTGCCTTGCGCCTGGCTGGTACTCTGATCCCAGCCATGGCCTTCCTCTCCTGCGTGAGACCAGAAAGCTGGGAGCCCTGCGTGGAG GTGGTTCCTAACATTACTTATCAATGCATGGAGCTGAATTTCTACAAAATCCCCGACAACATCCCCTTCTCAACCAAGAACCTGGACCTGAGCTTTAATCCCCTGAGGCATTTAGGCAGCTATAGCTTCCTCCGTTTTCCAGAACTGCAGGTGCTGGATTTATCCAG GTGTGAAATCCAGACAATTGAAGATGGGGCATATCAGAGCCTAAGCCACCTCTCCACCTTAATATTGACAGGAAACCCCATCCAGAGTTTAGCCCTGGGAGCCTTTTCTGGACTATCAAGTTTACAGAAGCTGGTGGCTGTGGAGACAAATCTAGCATCTCTAGAGAACTTCCCCATTGGACATCTCAAAACTTTGAAAGAACTTAATGTGGCTCACAATCTTATCCAGTCTTTCAAATTACCTGAGTATTTTTCTAATCTGACCAATCTAGAGCACTTGGACCTTTCCAGTAACaagattcaaaatatttattgcaaaGACTTGCAGGTTCTACATCAAATGCCCCTATCCAATCTCTCTTTAGACCTGTCCCTGAACCCTATAAACTTTATCCAACCAGGTGCATTTAAAGAAATTAGGCTTCATAAGCTGACTTTGAGAAGTAATTTTGATGATTTAAATGTAATGAAAACTTGTATTCAAGGTCTGGCTGGTTTAGAAGTCCATCGTTTGGTTCTGGGagaatttagaaatgaaagaaacttGGAAGAGTTTGACAAATCTTCTCTGGAGGGATTGTGCAATTTGACCATTGAAGAATTCCGATTAACATACTTAGACTACTACCTCGATAATATTATTGACTTATTTAATTGTTTGgcaaatgtttcttcattttccctGGTGAGTGTGAATATTAAAAGGGTAGAAGACTTTTCTTATAATTTCAGATGGCAACATTTAGAATTAGTTAACTGTAAATTTGAACAGTTTCCCACATTGGAACTCGAATCTCTCAAAAGGCTTACTATCACTGCCAACAAAGGTGGGAATGCTTTTTCAGAAGTTGATCTACCAAGCCTTGAGTTTCTAGATCTCAGTAGAAATGGCTTGAGTTTCAAAGGTTGCTGTTCTCAAAGTGATTTTGGGACAACCAGCCTAAAGTATTTAGATCTGAGCTTCAATGATGTTATTACCATGAGTTCAAACTTCTTGGGCTTAGAACAACTAGAACATCTGGATTTCCAGCATTCCAATTTGAAACAGATGAGTCAATTTTCAGTATTCCTATCACTCAGAAACCTCATTTACCTTGACATTTCTCATACTCACACCAGAGTTGCTTTCAATGGCATCTTCGATGGCTTGCTCAGTCTCAAAGTCTTAAAAATGGCTGGCAATTCTTTCCaggaaaacttccttccagatatcTTCACAGATCTAAAAAACTTGACCTTCCTGGACCTCTCTCAGTGTCAATTGGAGCAGTTGTCTCCAACAGCATTTGACACACTCAACAAGCTTCAGGTACTAAATATGAGCCACAACAACTTCTTTTCATTGGATACGTTTCCTTATAAGTGTCTGCCCTCCCTCCAGGTTCTCGATTACAGTCTCAATCACATAATGACTTCCAACAACCAGGAACTACAGCATTTTCCAAGTAGTCTAGCTTTCTTAAATCTTACTCAGAATGACTTTGCTTGTACTTGTGAACACCAGAGTTTCCTGCAGTGGATCAAGGACCAGAGGCAGCTCTTGGTGGAAGCTGAACGAATGGAATGTGCAACACCTTCAGATAAACAGGGCATGCCGGTGCTGAGTTTGAATATTACCTGTCAGATGAATAAGACCATCATTGGTGTGTCTGTGTTCAGTGTGCTTGTGGTATCTGTTGTTGCAGTTCTGGTCTATAAGTTCTATTTTCACCTGATGCTTCTTGCTGGCTGCATAAAGTATGGTAGAGGTGAAAACATCTATGATGCCTTTGTTATCTACTCAAGCCAGGATGAGGACTGGGTAAGGAATGAACTAGTAAAGAATTTAGAAGAAGGGGTGCCTCCCTTTCAGCTCTGCCTTCACTACAGAGACTTTATTCCCGGTGTGGCCATTGCTGCAAACATCATCCATGAGGGTTTCCATAAAAGCCGAAAGGTGATTGTTGTGGTGTCCCAGCACTTCATCCAGAGCCGCTGGTGTATCTTTGAATATGAGATTGCTCAGACCTGGCAGTTTCTGAGCAGTCGTGCAGGCATAATCTTCATTGTCCTGCAGAAGGTGGAGAAGACCCTGCTCAGGCAGCAGGTGGAGCTGTACCGCCTTCTCAGCAGGAACACTTACCTGGAGTGGGAGGACAGTGTCCTGGGGCAGCACATCTTCTGGAGACGACTCAGAAAAGCCCTGTTGGATGGCAGATCGTGGAATCCAGAAGAACAGTAG
- the TLR4 gene encoding toll-like receptor 4 isoform X1 codes for MELNFYKIPDNIPFSTKNLDLSFNPLRHLGSYSFLRFPELQVLDLSRCEIQTIEDGAYQSLSHLSTLILTGNPIQSLALGAFSGLSSLQKLVAVETNLASLENFPIGHLKTLKELNVAHNLIQSFKLPEYFSNLTNLEHLDLSSNKIQNIYCKDLQVLHQMPLSNLSLDLSLNPINFIQPGAFKEIRLHKLTLRSNFDDLNVMKTCIQGLAGLEVHRLVLGEFRNERNLEEFDKSSLEGLCNLTIEEFRLTYLDYYLDNIIDLFNCLANVSSFSLVSVNIKRVEDFSYNFRWQHLELVNCKFEQFPTLELESLKRLTITANKGGNAFSEVDLPSLEFLDLSRNGLSFKGCCSQSDFGTTSLKYLDLSFNDVITMSSNFLGLEQLEHLDFQHSNLKQMSQFSVFLSLRNLIYLDISHTHTRVAFNGIFDGLLSLKVLKMAGNSFQENFLPDIFTDLKNLTFLDLSQCQLEQLSPTAFDTLNKLQVLNMSHNNFFSLDTFPYKCLPSLQVLDYSLNHIMTSNNQELQHFPSSLAFLNLTQNDFACTCEHQSFLQWIKDQRQLLVEAERMECATPSDKQGMPVLSLNITCQMNKTIIGVSVFSVLVVSVVAVLVYKFYFHLMLLAGCIKYGRGENIYDAFVIYSSQDEDWVRNELVKNLEEGVPPFQLCLHYRDFIPGVAIAANIIHEGFHKSRKVIVVVSQHFIQSRWCIFEYEIAQTWQFLSSRAGIIFIVLQKVEKTLLRQQVELYRLLSRNTYLEWEDSVLGQHIFWRRLRKALLDGRSWNPEEQ; via the exons ATGGAGCTGAATTTCTACAAAATCCCCGACAACATCCCCTTCTCAACCAAGAACCTGGACCTGAGCTTTAATCCCCTGAGGCATTTAGGCAGCTATAGCTTCCTCCGTTTTCCAGAACTGCAGGTGCTGGATTTATCCAG GTGTGAAATCCAGACAATTGAAGATGGGGCATATCAGAGCCTAAGCCACCTCTCCACCTTAATATTGACAGGAAACCCCATCCAGAGTTTAGCCCTGGGAGCCTTTTCTGGACTATCAAGTTTACAGAAGCTGGTGGCTGTGGAGACAAATCTAGCATCTCTAGAGAACTTCCCCATTGGACATCTCAAAACTTTGAAAGAACTTAATGTGGCTCACAATCTTATCCAGTCTTTCAAATTACCTGAGTATTTTTCTAATCTGACCAATCTAGAGCACTTGGACCTTTCCAGTAACaagattcaaaatatttattgcaaaGACTTGCAGGTTCTACATCAAATGCCCCTATCCAATCTCTCTTTAGACCTGTCCCTGAACCCTATAAACTTTATCCAACCAGGTGCATTTAAAGAAATTAGGCTTCATAAGCTGACTTTGAGAAGTAATTTTGATGATTTAAATGTAATGAAAACTTGTATTCAAGGTCTGGCTGGTTTAGAAGTCCATCGTTTGGTTCTGGGagaatttagaaatgaaagaaacttGGAAGAGTTTGACAAATCTTCTCTGGAGGGATTGTGCAATTTGACCATTGAAGAATTCCGATTAACATACTTAGACTACTACCTCGATAATATTATTGACTTATTTAATTGTTTGgcaaatgtttcttcattttccctGGTGAGTGTGAATATTAAAAGGGTAGAAGACTTTTCTTATAATTTCAGATGGCAACATTTAGAATTAGTTAACTGTAAATTTGAACAGTTTCCCACATTGGAACTCGAATCTCTCAAAAGGCTTACTATCACTGCCAACAAAGGTGGGAATGCTTTTTCAGAAGTTGATCTACCAAGCCTTGAGTTTCTAGATCTCAGTAGAAATGGCTTGAGTTTCAAAGGTTGCTGTTCTCAAAGTGATTTTGGGACAACCAGCCTAAAGTATTTAGATCTGAGCTTCAATGATGTTATTACCATGAGTTCAAACTTCTTGGGCTTAGAACAACTAGAACATCTGGATTTCCAGCATTCCAATTTGAAACAGATGAGTCAATTTTCAGTATTCCTATCACTCAGAAACCTCATTTACCTTGACATTTCTCATACTCACACCAGAGTTGCTTTCAATGGCATCTTCGATGGCTTGCTCAGTCTCAAAGTCTTAAAAATGGCTGGCAATTCTTTCCaggaaaacttccttccagatatcTTCACAGATCTAAAAAACTTGACCTTCCTGGACCTCTCTCAGTGTCAATTGGAGCAGTTGTCTCCAACAGCATTTGACACACTCAACAAGCTTCAGGTACTAAATATGAGCCACAACAACTTCTTTTCATTGGATACGTTTCCTTATAAGTGTCTGCCCTCCCTCCAGGTTCTCGATTACAGTCTCAATCACATAATGACTTCCAACAACCAGGAACTACAGCATTTTCCAAGTAGTCTAGCTTTCTTAAATCTTACTCAGAATGACTTTGCTTGTACTTGTGAACACCAGAGTTTCCTGCAGTGGATCAAGGACCAGAGGCAGCTCTTGGTGGAAGCTGAACGAATGGAATGTGCAACACCTTCAGATAAACAGGGCATGCCGGTGCTGAGTTTGAATATTACCTGTCAGATGAATAAGACCATCATTGGTGTGTCTGTGTTCAGTGTGCTTGTGGTATCTGTTGTTGCAGTTCTGGTCTATAAGTTCTATTTTCACCTGATGCTTCTTGCTGGCTGCATAAAGTATGGTAGAGGTGAAAACATCTATGATGCCTTTGTTATCTACTCAAGCCAGGATGAGGACTGGGTAAGGAATGAACTAGTAAAGAATTTAGAAGAAGGGGTGCCTCCCTTTCAGCTCTGCCTTCACTACAGAGACTTTATTCCCGGTGTGGCCATTGCTGCAAACATCATCCATGAGGGTTTCCATAAAAGCCGAAAGGTGATTGTTGTGGTGTCCCAGCACTTCATCCAGAGCCGCTGGTGTATCTTTGAATATGAGATTGCTCAGACCTGGCAGTTTCTGAGCAGTCGTGCAGGCATAATCTTCATTGTCCTGCAGAAGGTGGAGAAGACCCTGCTCAGGCAGCAGGTGGAGCTGTACCGCCTTCTCAGCAGGAACACTTACCTGGAGTGGGAGGACAGTGTCCTGGGGCAGCACATCTTCTGGAGACGACTCAGAAAAGCCCTGTTGGATGGCAGATCGTGGAATCCAGAAGAACAGTAG